acacccccaaagtctgtgacaccccccaaagtgtgtgacaccccccaaaGTGTGTGACACCTCCCAaagtgtgtgacaccccccaaagtgtgtgacacccccatGGGTGACACCCCCCAAAGTGTGACACCCCCCAaagtgtgtgacaccccccaaagtgtgtgacaccccccatgtgtgacacccccaaagtgtgtgacacccccaaagtgtgtgacaccccccaaagtgtgtgacaccccctatgtgtgacaccccccaaagtgtgtgacacccccatGGGTGACACCCCCCAaagtgtgtgacacccccaaagtgtgtgacaccccccagtgtgtgacacccccaaagtgtgtgacacccccatGGGTGACACCCCCCAaagtgtgtgacaccccccaaagtgtgtgacacccccaaagtgtgtgacaccccccaaagtgtgtgacacccccatGGGTGACACCCCCcatgtgtgacaccccccaaagtgtgtgacacccccatGGGTGACACCCCCCATGGGTGACACCCCCCAaagtgtgtgacaccccccaaagtgtgtgacaccccccatgtgtgacaccccccaaagtgtgtgacacccccccaaagtgtgtgacacccccctAACATGTGATACCCCCAGTGTGTGACCCCCCCCCATGTGTGACACCTCCGTGTcacatcccagtgtccccatgagGGGGGACAGCACCCATagacaccccccccccccccaaatctgacagccccagcacccaagTGGGGGACACAGCACCCACCGACCCCCCCCACCTTAACCCCTGGGGGCTCTGCAAACGCCCTTTGCCCAGAAAGAGCCAAATCTGGCCCAAACTGAAGGGGTTAAAATGGGGGTGGTGACAGGACACGCAAGGGGGGGTCCTCGGCTGGGACAAAGGGACTGGGGGAGCCCTGTGGTGTCCCCCCCCCCATTGTATTGACAGCAAACGGtgcccctccctccccagtATTTACTGTCAACACCCCAAACTGGTCCCAGCTGGGCCAAACTGGGCCCAGCCCCGCTCACGTCTCCCTCCCCGTGCCTATAAAAGTGGGGGTGGGGCCACCCAcctgtccctctctgctgtCACCCTCTGCTCGCGGGGTGTCCCCCTCCGCTGCTCCCCCCACCATGCTCTTCTGGCACGGCCAACCCGACCACTACTggtccagccctggggacatgtACCCCCTGCCCAGTTCCGGGGTGCTCAGGTACCCCCCAAATCCGCTGGCTtcggggaaactgaggcacgccTGAGCTCCCGCCCTTTTCGGGGGGTGTTTTCCCGCAGGGACCCCCCCGTCCTGCCCTACCTGAAGCAGGAGGAGCCCAGCGGCATCTCCACGTCGCAGCCACCGCTGCCGGCGTTCCAGTACATCCTGTGTGCCCCGACCTCCCCGGCCGTGCGGCACCACGAGGAGACCCTCACCTACCTCAACCAGGGTGAGTCTGGGGGGGGCCGGGGAGGAGGGACCCCCCCCAAGCTGAGGGCTCAGCTCCCGCTCCGGGCCCCCCTACCCAGGGCAGTCGTACGAGATCCGCATGATGGGAACGCCCCGGGGGGACCCCGCCGAGGGCCGGAGGATGGTCAAGGTGAGCGGGGTGGGGACCCCCGGGATGCGGGGGAGCCTCGGGGCAAAGCTCTGGGCTGAAGTCCCGCTCCAGTCCCAGTCCAGACCCATCTCAGTCCCAGTCCAAACCCAGTTTTGCCACAGTCCAGCCTCATCTGAGCCCCCCGTTCAGTCTCATTTCAGCCTCATAGCCCCAGTCCAGCCCCAGTCCAGTCCCAGTCCAGCCCCAGTCTTATCCCAGTCCTACCCCAGTCCAGTCCCAGTCCTATCCCAGTCCTACCCCAGTCCAGTCCCAGTCCTATTCCAGTCCTATCCCAGTCCTATCCCAGTCCTATCCCAGTCCTACCCCAGTCCAGTCCCAGTCCTACCCCAGTCCAGCCCCAGTCCAGCCCCAGTCCTATCCCAGTCCTACCCCAGTCCAGCCCCAGTCCTATCCCAGTCCTACCCCAGTCCAGCCCCAGTCCAGCCCCAGTCCAGCCCCAGTCCAGCCCCAATTTCGCCGCAGTCCAGCCCCAGTGCAGCCCCAGTTCAGTCTCCTTTCAGCCCCAGTCCAGTCCTAGCTCTGCCCCGGTTCAACTCCAGTCTAGCCCCAGTTCTGCCCCAGTCCaaccccagctcagccccagtcAGGTCAGTGTCCGGTGGGGCCGTGGCCGTGGGCTCAGGCCCTGGCCGTGGCCGTGGCTGACCCTGTCCAGAGCGTGGTCCGGGTGGTTTTCCACGACCGGCGGCTCCAGTACtcggagcagcagcagctcgaGGGCTGGCGCTGGAGCCGCCCGGGCGACCGGATCCTCGACATCGGTGGgtgccggggctgggggggaccgggggggctgcaggggccgTGCTGACCCCGCTCCCGCAGACATCCCGCTCTCCGTCGGGATCCTggagccccaaatccaccccacgCTGCTCAACACGGTGGAATTCCTCTGGGACCCCTCCAGACGCACATCCGTGTTCGTGCAGGTGGGCGCCGGGCTTGGGCGGggctctggggggctcagggggtcctgggggggtcacagCGCCCAGTCCCGACCCCGCTGACCCTGACCCCCCCCCATCCCAGGTTCACTGCATCAGCACCGAGTTCACGCTGCGGAAGAACgggggggagaagggggtccCCTTCCGCATCCAGATCGACACCTTCGGGGCGGGGGGCAAGGGGGACCCCCCCGAGCACCTGCACTCCGCCAGCTGCCTGGTCAAGGTGTTCAAGgtattgggggggggggaaaccagtgctcccagtgggACCAGTGCCTCCCCACTACTGGGAGATCCAGCTGTGAGCGTGGGGCAGCGCCGGGGGTGGGTGCATGGCGGGGTCCGGGCACCCCAAGGGTCCGGATGCcctcgggggtcccggggggtcccggggcctCCCTCACCCCCCGGCACAGCCCAAGGGGGCCGATAGGAAGCAGAAGACGGACCGGGAGAAGGTGGAGAAGCAGCCGGCGGCGGAGCGGGAGAAATTCCAGCCGGCCTACGAGAGCACCGTGCTGGCCGAGGTGCGGCCCGGCCCTGGCACCCCCCGTGGGTCGGGGGTACCCCCGGGACCTGCACCCATcaccctccttcctcctcctcagtgcCCCCCGTGGCCGGACGCGCTGGGTGCCTCCCACAGCCCCCCGGGCACCCCGGGGCTGCCGTCTCCGCACCCCTTCAAGCTGCTGAGCCCCGAGAGGTGAGCGGGGACCCCTGGAGCCCCCCTTCCTCCACTGCTGGGGTCTCCCTCTAAGCCCGCTCCCCCCCGCAGAGTGTGCGTGTCACCCGCCTGCGCTGCCGAGGGCCCCGCGGAGAGTCCTGGCGAGGTGAGGGAGCGGCCGGTGCAGCCCCAGAGCCTCCCCCGGCTCCCCGGGAGGAGCTGAGGTTGTGCCCGCTCGGGTCGTGCCCCGCTGAGCCCCCGCTGAGCCCCCACAGGCGCTGAGCCCCTGCGCATCCCCCCTGGAGACGCAGCAGTGGCTGCTCCGGCGCCGCTTCTCCTCCTGCGCCCGCGTCTTCGCCAACTTCACCGGTGAGagcccgggccgggctggggggcAGAGCCGAGCCCCGCTTCTGCCgccccctgagcccccctgTCCGCAGGCGCGGATCTGCTGAAGCTCTCCCGCAGGGACCTGATCCAGATCTGCGGAGCCCCCGACGGCATCCGCCTCTGCCACGCCCTGGCGGGCAGGTGAGGCTCCCGCGCCCCCGGTGCCTCCTTCTGGGGACCCCCGGGAGGCTCCGTGGGGCTCGGCCCCATCCAGCCCCCCCCCGCCAGATCCTTCTCTGCCCCCTCAGGTGTCCGCGGCCCCGGCTGACCCTGTACGTGGCGCGGGAGCCCGGCGGGGCTGAGAGTGCGGAGGATGCGGGATCAGGTGCGGAGGGGCTCAGGTGTGCGGGGAGGGGGCTCGGGTGTGCGGGGAGGGGGCTCGGGTGTGCGGCAGCTCAGGAATGGAGGGTGGGTActcacagccccatcccatcccaccccgtcccgtcccatctcatcccgtcccgtcccgtcccgtcccgtcccgtcccgtcccgtcccgtctCTCTCCAGGGCTGTACCAGGAGctgcacctggagcagctgacGGTGGCCGAGCTCACCGGGAAGTTGGcggagctgctggggctgcccccggggcaGATCCTGCGGCTCTCCCGGCAGGGACCCGCCGGCATCCACGTCCTCGTCAGCGACGCGGtgaggacacggggacagccggGGAGGGGAGGGACAGTCCCCACAGCCGCCCCGGCCCCTCGGGGTCcccagtgctggagcaggagcatcCCACCCCCCAGAGCTCCCCTGAGCTCCCCCCTCTGCCCCGCAGATGATCAGGAACCTCCAGGACGAGACGAGTTTCGTGGTGGCGATCGGCAAAGGTACCGCGGTGGCCacgggcgggcggggccggccaGGGGGCGATCGGTGGCCCCGGCTGAGCCGCGTccccgcgcagcccccggccccgacggcttccagctgctgctgcggTAGGACCCGGCCCCGGAGCTGCGGCACCCTGGGAACGGACATCTCCGCTGGGGACCGAGAGAGGAGCCTGGGGACGGAGAGAGGAGCCCGGGGACGGAGAGAGGAGCTCGGGGACGGAGAGAGGAGCCCGGGGCTGGCACAGTCCCCAGAGCCttccccccatccctgccagGCCCGCCCGAGCAGGGCCCGAGGGGACGGGACCCGTCCTGTGTCCTCCTCCGTGTCCCCGCTTTGCATTAAAGGacggcgggagcggccccgcTCACGGCCTCGTCCCTGCGGCGCCCGCTGGGCTTTGGGGTGCCccgggtggatttggggtgcgGGGACAGTCCCTCGTCCCCAGCGGTGGACAGGGCAGGGGACACGCGGGCGGGGCAGGTCCCGTCCCACCCCGCGGGGACGGAACCGGCCGCGGCACCgagcccggggcagccccggccggCAGAGCCCGGTGCCGCCTCATTCCAGTCGAGAATGGGTCATTTTAAACACCGAATCCTCCCCCGAGCCCCGCTCGGGCAGAGCCGGCGGAGCGGGACCGGGGACGTCCTTGGGAGCGAACTCCGGGGGCAAGGGACGGGTTTGGGATAAACAAAGCgggagcaggggaggaaggGCAGGGCTCGGGTGaggagctgggacagccccGGACCGCAGCTGCCATCACAGACACGGGGACGAGGGGGAGAACACGAGGCCCTGGCCCCGTCGCTGGAGGGGACAAGGGAATATCCCCGACCCTCCCCAAAACACTCCATGGGGATCCAGGGCTTGGTCCCACCAGCCCTTTCCCGACTGTCCCCACCCCGCAGAGACGGCTCACGGTGTCCCAGAGACCAGGGCCACATTAACCACGTGCATTTCTTTGGCCCAGCCTCAGTTTTGTCCTCTGTAAAATGGGCAAAAAGACATGGATCCAGCAGTGTCTGGAATGTTCTGATGGGAAGTGGAGAGcagcgggatggggacagggctggagaTGGGAACGGGGATTTGCAGAGAGGAGGGGTCTCACCCCGGGGTCGCAGCCCCTGGGGACTCCCGGGTGGGCTCAGCTGCACCTTTGGGGACAGAGGATGAAGCACAAAGAGCCCCGGGTGTGGCACCGCTGGCACAGGGTGACATTCCcagcctgtgggagcaggggatggattcccttaaaaaaatcaactctGAACTTCCACGTGAGGTCagagccagggacagggacaaggaggtGATGGGACACTGCTGGTGACACTCCCAGGATGGGTCCTTGGAGGGGCCAGGGGAGAACAAAGGGCTGGGAGGGCACGGACTGAGCTGGGAATTCAGGAGGAAAAGCTGCCTTCTCCTTGATTTTCTCCATCGTTTTGGCCCCAAGTTGCAGCACAGGAGCCTCTGCCAGGCTTTGGCACAGAGGGAGGGCAGAAACCTTGACCTGGATgccagaaaagaaagcaaaaaggaataaccccccaaaacacccccaggcCCATCAAGCACACCAGAAAAAGCCAAAATGTTTTAGGATATTTTCCAGGACACTGTAGCCAAGCACCTTATCACACTGATCCAAATCCACCCCTATCCtgccaaaaaacccaccaaattaccccaaaacccacagcagcagccagccatGAACAACAGAGAGAAAATCAAAGAGAAATACAAAGGGAACTACAGAGATGGGCAAAAATAGGAATTTGTTGGTTTGAAACAACGCCTGTGACAGCACTTCCCACCTGCCCCAGCCTCACCCCGTCACAGAACTGGGATAAAAGGTGCTGCAGTGCCTTCAAAGCCCAGAAGATTCTCTTTTTTGGCTCCACTGGATCTGCTCAGCCTCGCTGGAGGATCTTCTACCCCAGAAGGTCCCAGGCTGTTTCCTGGAGAGGTCCCTTGGTCCCTGCTCCCGTTGGGAGGCCAGGgcagctggaaggtgctggaagGGAAATCCAGGCTCCagaaagctctgctgggagggggggacagcccagcctctgctccacaGCTGGTGGACACAACCAGGGAGGATTCCAAGGACAGGGAACAGCTCAGGGGGTGAAACcgaaggagctgccccagccagcccagccgAGGCTGGAGAAGGGGATTTGGCACAGCGAGCGAGCTTGgaaatgggatgggatcctCATCCAGGGCTGGCTCCGTGCTAGGGCTGTCCCAGAGCCCCCACTGACTCCTCAGAAACCCCAGGATGGAGCAGTTCCTCCACACTGTGGGCACTGAGCCCCAGTGCCCTCCTCAGCCACCGGCTCCCACCCGGGAAGATCCCAGGAAAGGACGGGGCTGGGAGCATCCCGGGCTATGGAAGGAGTCCCTGGATGAACTCCAAGgtccttccaccccaaaccactcCTGACTCCACGCAAACACTCAGAGCTCCCCCATCAGGAGCTGCCCCATGCAGGAGGTGGATTTTCCTCCACCAAGTGATTCCCCCAGCGAGACACGGCTTGGAAAATGGTGTTTATTggtatttataaatataaacatcaggaAGAGTCCATTTGAAGACGGATAATTGACTTAAAAGGACACTGTCAAGAAGTTTGAGCTACCTTAATGCTGTCACCCTGGtctgcaaacagaaaataaattgcttTGGGTTCTGTGTTCTGGAGTTTTCCCTGGAAAACTCTGCTCTGTTACAAAGGGATCAGTCAGCCAACTACGCCCTGGCTCCAAAATCCCGCTCTTCGCTCTCCCCTGCCACAGTAGGAACTAAacaaaagtgttttgttttttattttcccagagTTGTGCAAATCCTGTGATTGCCGGGTGACCCGTCCAGTCTGTCACCACCATCCTCTGCCACCCTGAAACCTGGAGAAAGTTCTGGAAATGAAGGCGCCCGAGGAGAGGGGGAGAATCCACAGCGCTAAAGAGGATTTGAATAAATATAAGGGATTAAAAGCCATCTACAGGAGGGCATTGACAGTATCCTTTTAACCACAGCAGCCTGCAGTTGCTCCCAGCAGAGCGTGAGCACagactgggggggctgggggagacgAAGGGgtgcagctccaggggcaccTGGGACCCTCCTGCTGGGAACAGCGCATTGTCCTTGGAATTCCTGGTGGGAAACCGCCCCCCCCAGCCCCTAAAGCAGCCattcctggtgctgcagctgctctttcccCACCAGGAGATTCCTCAGCACCGAGGGGAAGCCCAGCTCCTCGGTCCAGGGAGCGTCCGTGCCGCACGGACGGCGGGAACGACGGACACGGCTCCCACGGACCTGCCCCAGTCTGACCAGTCCTGCTCCCTTAAACCCTTGGGATCTGCCCAGCAGTTCCACACTGGGCCCCTGGAATTCGGTCAGTCCGGGCTCCCCTGCGCCGATTTTGCCTGAAATGCCCCAAAAAAGCAGCCACcgacccccccctccccccgaGCTGGGCCTGGCACATCCAAACCccatcccggggctccctgcaGGGCACCACACTTACCTGAGGAGGGTGGGGAGGTCAGGAAGGGCCCTCACAGGGAGTGAGGGtggatcccagccctgctccgtCAGGGAATCCTTAATTCTTCACCAGGGCAACAAGCAAAAAGCTCTACTTTGCTTTTCCTTGGGGGAAGGATGGAGGGAaaggacaggaggagggaactCACAGTCGCTGGAACACGGACTGCAACTTTCTCCCTCTACTGAGaattatatatttgtatatatattaTTCCCTGTATGGAGAATTATATCCTTGTCACTGGGATAAAACCTGGATTTGGGGTAAATTTGGACGCCCAATCCCTGATCACACAGGCCAGGAGAGCCCAGCCTGGGGTGCAGGTCCCTGTGCTTCTTTAAAATCTTCCTGACAGCACACCACAGGTTCAGGCTtctcatggggaaaaaaaatccttatggATGTTTGGCTTTGGACTGGGAAATCTCAAGaattgggggggaaaaacccccaaaaaaaaaaaaaaaaaggaaaaaaacaggatttGAGGAGGGTAAAATATGTGGCATTAGAAATTCCAAGCTCTATCACAACAATCTGGGAAGAATCTGGGAAGCCTCTGAGCTGGATGCCACGGACACAGGGAAGACGAGCCTTCATGTGAGCATGCTCAGGTGGGAGCAGGGGGAATCCTGGACCACACGGAAATCCGGGATCCCAGGGAAATCCTGGACCATAGGTAAACCCAGGATCCCAGGTACATCCTGGATCCCAGGAACATCctggctcagcagctgctgcttcattcC
This genomic window from Anomalospiza imberbis isolate Cuckoo-Finch-1a 21T00152 chromosome 22, ASM3175350v1, whole genome shotgun sequence contains:
- the LOC137486726 gene encoding transcription factor CP2-like protein 1 is translated as MLFWHGQPDHYWSSPGDMYPLPSSGVLRDPPVLPYLKQEEPSGISTSQPPLPAFQYILCAPTSPAVRHHEETLTYLNQGQSYEIRMMGTPRGDPAEGRRMVKSVVRVVFHDRRLQYSEQQQLEGWRWSRPGDRILDIDIPLSVGILEPQIHPTLLNTVEFLWDPSRRTSVFVQVHCISTEFTLRKNGGEKGVPFRIQIDTFGAGGKGDPPEHLHSASCLVKVFKPKGADRKQKTDREKVEKQPAAEREKFQPAYESTVLAECPPWPDALGASHSPPGTPGLPSPHPFKLLSPERVCVSPACAAEGPAESPGEALSPCASPLETQQWLLRRRFSSCARVFANFTGADLLKLSRRDLIQICGAPDGIRLCHALAGRCPRPRLTLYVAREPGGAESAEDAGSGLYQELHLEQLTVAELTGKLAELLGLPPGQILRLSRQGPAGIHVLVSDAMIRNLQDETSFVVAIGKAPGPDGFQLLLR